One Chionomys nivalis chromosome 4, mChiNiv1.1, whole genome shotgun sequence genomic region harbors:
- the Sema7a gene encoding semaphorin-7A isoform X2, with the protein MKGYAPFSPDENSLVLFEGDEVYSTIRKQEYNGKIPRFRRIRGESELYTSDTVMQNPQFIKATIVHQDQAYDDKIYYFFREDNPDKNPEAPLNVSRVAQLCRGDQGGESSLSASKWNTFLKAMLVCSDPATNRNFNRLQDVFLLPDPSGQWRDTRVYGVFSNPWNYSAVCVYSLGDIDKVFRTSSLKGYHMGLPNPRPGMCLPKKQPIPTETFQVADSHPEVAQRVEPMGPLKTPLFHSKYHYQKVVVHRMQASNRETFHVLYLTTDRGTVHKVVESGDQGHSFVFNIMEIQPFHRAAAIQAISLDADRRKLYVSSQWEVSQVPLDMCEVYSGGCHGCLMSRDPYCGWDQDRCVSIYSSQRSVLQSINPAEPHKDCPNPKPDDAPLQKVSLAQNSRYYLTCPMESRHATYLWRHEENVEQSCEPGHQSPSCILFIENLTARQYGHYRCEAQEGSYLREAQHWELLPEDRALAEQLMGHARALAASFWLGVLPTLILGLLIH; encoded by the exons ATGAAAGGCTATGCCCCCTTCAGCCCGGATGAGAACTCCCTGGTTCTGTTTGAAG GGGATGAAGTGTACTCTACCATCCGGAAACAGGAATACAATGGGAAGATCCCTCGGTTCCGCCGCATCCGGGGCGAGAGTGAGCTGTATACAAGTGATACAGTCATGCAGA ACCCCCAGTTCATCAAGGCCACCATTGTGCACCAAGACCAAGCCTATGATGATAAGATCTACTACTTCTTCCGGGAGGACAATCCTGACAAGAACCCAGAGGCTCCTCTCAATGTGTCCCGAGTGGCCCAGTTGTGCAGG GGTGACCAGGGTGGTGAGAGTTCTTTGTCGGCCTCCAAGTGGAACACCTTCCTGAAAGCCATGCTGGTGTGCAGTGACCCAGCCACCAACAGGAACTTCAATCGACTGCAGGATGTCTTCTTGCTCCCTGACCCCAGTGGCCAGTGGAGGGACACCAGGGTCTATGGCGTTTTCTCCAACCCCTG GAACTACTCAGCTGTTTGTGTGTATTCTCTTGGTGACATCGACAAAGTCTTCCGTACCTCTTCACTCAAGGGCTATCACATGGGCCTTCCCAACCCTCGACCTGGCATG tgCCTCCCCAAAAAGCAACCCATACCAACGGAAACCTTCCAGGTTGCCGATAGTCACCCAGAGGTGGCACAGAGGGTGGAGCCCATGGGGCCACTGAAGACACCATTGTTCCACTCTAAGTACCATTACCAGAAGGTGGTCGTCCACCGCATGCAAGCCAGCAATAGAGAgaccttccatgtcctttatctAACCACAG ACAGGGGCACTGTTCACAAGGTGGTGGAATCAGGGGACCAGGGACACAGCTTCGTCTTCAACATCATGGAGATCCAGCCCTTCCACCGTGCAGCTGCCATCCAGGCCATATCATTGGATGCTGACCGG CGGAAGCTATACGTGAGCTCCCAGTGGGAAGTGAGCCAGGTGCCCCTGGACATGTGTGAGGTCTACAGCGGGGGCTGCCATGGCTGCCTCATGTCCCGAGATCCCTACTGCGGCTGGGACCAGGACCGCTGCGTGTCTATCTACAGTTCCCAACG gtCAGTGCTGCAATCTATTAACCCAGCTGAGCCACACAAAGACTGTCCCAACCCCAAACCAG ATGATGCCCCACTGCAGAAGGTTTCTCTGGCCCAAAACTCTCGATACTACCTGACCTGCCCCATGGAGTCCCGCCACGCCACCTACTTATGGCGCCACGAGGAGAATGTGGAACAGAGCTGTGAGCCAGGCCACCAAAGCCCTAGCTGCATCCTCTTCATCGAGAACCTCACGGCCCGCCAGTATGGCCACTACCGCTGTGAGGCCCAAGAGGGATCCTACCTCCGTGAGGCTCAGCACTGGGAGCTGCTGCCTGAGGACAGAGCCCTTGCCGAACAGCTAATGGGCCATGCTCGGGCCCTGGCCGCCTCCTTCTGGCTGGGAGTCCTGCCCACACTCATACTTGGCCTGCTGATTCACTAG
- the Sema7a gene encoding semaphorin-7A isoform X1, whose translation MTPPPPGRAAPSAPRARVLSPPTRFGLPLRQRLLLLFWVAAASAQGHSRSGPRISAVWKGQDHVDFGQPEPHTVLFHEPGSFSVWVGGRGKVYLFNFPEGKNASVRTVNIGSPKGSCQDKQDCENYITLLERRGNGLLVCGTNARKPSCWNLVNDSVVVPLGEMKGYAPFSPDENSLVLFEGDEVYSTIRKQEYNGKIPRFRRIRGESELYTSDTVMQNPQFIKATIVHQDQAYDDKIYYFFREDNPDKNPEAPLNVSRVAQLCRGDQGGESSLSASKWNTFLKAMLVCSDPATNRNFNRLQDVFLLPDPSGQWRDTRVYGVFSNPWNYSAVCVYSLGDIDKVFRTSSLKGYHMGLPNPRPGMCLPKKQPIPTETFQVADSHPEVAQRVEPMGPLKTPLFHSKYHYQKVVVHRMQASNRETFHVLYLTTDRGTVHKVVESGDQGHSFVFNIMEIQPFHRAAAIQAISLDADRRKLYVSSQWEVSQVPLDMCEVYSGGCHGCLMSRDPYCGWDQDRCVSIYSSQRSVLQSINPAEPHKDCPNPKPDDAPLQKVSLAQNSRYYLTCPMESRHATYLWRHEENVEQSCEPGHQSPSCILFIENLTARQYGHYRCEAQEGSYLREAQHWELLPEDRALAEQLMGHARALAASFWLGVLPTLILGLLIH comes from the exons ATGACGCCTCCTCCTCCCGGACGTGCCGCCCCCAGCGCACCGCGCGCCCGCGTTCTCAGCCCGCCGACTCGGTTCGGGCTCCCGCTGCGGCAAcgactgctgctgctgttctgggTGGCCGCCGCCTCCGCCCAAGGCCACTCGAGGAGCGGACCCCGCATCTCCGCCGTCTGGAAAG GGCAGGACCATGTGGACTTTGGCCAGCCTGAGCCCCACACCGTGCTTTTCCATGAGCCGGGCAGCTTctctgtgtgggtgggtggacgTGGCAAGGTCTACCTCTTCAACTTCCCCGAGGGCAAGAATGCCTCTGTGCGCACG GTGAACATCGGCTCTCCGAAGGGGTCCTGCCAGGACAAGCAG GACTGCGAGAACTATATCACTCTCCTAGAGAGGCGGGGAAATGGGCTACTGGTCTGTGGCACCAATGCCCGGAAGCCCAGCTGCTGGAACTTG GTGAATGACAGTGTGGTGGTGCCACTTGGTGAGATGAAAGGCTATGCCCCCTTCAGCCCGGATGAGAACTCCCTGGTTCTGTTTGAAG GGGATGAAGTGTACTCTACCATCCGGAAACAGGAATACAATGGGAAGATCCCTCGGTTCCGCCGCATCCGGGGCGAGAGTGAGCTGTATACAAGTGATACAGTCATGCAGA ACCCCCAGTTCATCAAGGCCACCATTGTGCACCAAGACCAAGCCTATGATGATAAGATCTACTACTTCTTCCGGGAGGACAATCCTGACAAGAACCCAGAGGCTCCTCTCAATGTGTCCCGAGTGGCCCAGTTGTGCAGG GGTGACCAGGGTGGTGAGAGTTCTTTGTCGGCCTCCAAGTGGAACACCTTCCTGAAAGCCATGCTGGTGTGCAGTGACCCAGCCACCAACAGGAACTTCAATCGACTGCAGGATGTCTTCTTGCTCCCTGACCCCAGTGGCCAGTGGAGGGACACCAGGGTCTATGGCGTTTTCTCCAACCCCTG GAACTACTCAGCTGTTTGTGTGTATTCTCTTGGTGACATCGACAAAGTCTTCCGTACCTCTTCACTCAAGGGCTATCACATGGGCCTTCCCAACCCTCGACCTGGCATG tgCCTCCCCAAAAAGCAACCCATACCAACGGAAACCTTCCAGGTTGCCGATAGTCACCCAGAGGTGGCACAGAGGGTGGAGCCCATGGGGCCACTGAAGACACCATTGTTCCACTCTAAGTACCATTACCAGAAGGTGGTCGTCCACCGCATGCAAGCCAGCAATAGAGAgaccttccatgtcctttatctAACCACAG ACAGGGGCACTGTTCACAAGGTGGTGGAATCAGGGGACCAGGGACACAGCTTCGTCTTCAACATCATGGAGATCCAGCCCTTCCACCGTGCAGCTGCCATCCAGGCCATATCATTGGATGCTGACCGG CGGAAGCTATACGTGAGCTCCCAGTGGGAAGTGAGCCAGGTGCCCCTGGACATGTGTGAGGTCTACAGCGGGGGCTGCCATGGCTGCCTCATGTCCCGAGATCCCTACTGCGGCTGGGACCAGGACCGCTGCGTGTCTATCTACAGTTCCCAACG gtCAGTGCTGCAATCTATTAACCCAGCTGAGCCACACAAAGACTGTCCCAACCCCAAACCAG ATGATGCCCCACTGCAGAAGGTTTCTCTGGCCCAAAACTCTCGATACTACCTGACCTGCCCCATGGAGTCCCGCCACGCCACCTACTTATGGCGCCACGAGGAGAATGTGGAACAGAGCTGTGAGCCAGGCCACCAAAGCCCTAGCTGCATCCTCTTCATCGAGAACCTCACGGCCCGCCAGTATGGCCACTACCGCTGTGAGGCCCAAGAGGGATCCTACCTCCGTGAGGCTCAGCACTGGGAGCTGCTGCCTGAGGACAGAGCCCTTGCCGAACAGCTAATGGGCCATGCTCGGGCCCTGGCCGCCTCCTTCTGGCTGGGAGTCCTGCCCACACTCATACTTGGCCTGCTGATTCACTAG